One window of the Oncorhynchus clarkii lewisi isolate Uvic-CL-2024 chromosome 19, UVic_Ocla_1.0, whole genome shotgun sequence genome contains the following:
- the LOC139374138 gene encoding transmembrane protein 132D, which translates to MGELSCPGASWGREGVKALVLYSLLVVVHTSHAQPPLPLSLLAKIIVPPPWHALPLSQADLGPLFSNSSPFAFTQSLLMVPPAGTASKAGVRASFGPYSVSQLVSGPILPLSPPLTASLLSKHVEREGDEGGKERYRVRVLFHVRGDTSRGRCITLHAFKETEEQKASCVTQPPLGLCVVTLALPKDWFEAGQTSQPYLSPKQRARRTHRHRTRNRGRRHEGVVVVGAGGIPFPGALRYSPAHAGDRIQLYYSLFGTASNLKLTPPRCVQDKLPQSQRELFYIAAVTLREDNKRNEANRTKEEIGCCNGQEEEELRLDSNVLIRYRRGPVRAGQPIGVSVNLMANFSAEFVVIRLKVKKGLLSLVAQRSLNSDLWVVNLERTQGSKHDVISIICHKLARHMDNVGPAAPQQVACLSVDGLRRSFGVAMTVSASWRVEYSGRKNPPPPHGGVVSSFSFTDREIVGISPITESGMIINTAILTSEPVSLPVIVLAVGHDGKVSDITAAVKCQSSNDDIVKVSSDCSTLFVDGSESGVGSTCVGVEFLLGTLSGSLCLSVWAPVVPLRVSLSDNELSAIEGWNHDAGNGCSPVYQRSTVQVLTQFSAQGGQGQLTYLLGSSDWFVDATEMVRNWLRVENPRVAVLDKQSDLIGLHPGKTSVHVISSQWDGVLGSCDVIVTSEPVTPGDLSVQVVGGLGMSINASPAHPAVVTATVTAYNILYHHGQEASISVWLQFSDDSATLLSTFSRGTFALRLSSLAETVVAVMPGPLLRVVAQGEGGGPLLKAELLVTPCKPMANSVDGDLANSKEGSGTRRLAKGSGWIRVNLDTDLRPMGSEEADFELLDMSDMLVESSNRDVKYSNFLDNDIIIGNVTTVKGDDYYDKAGDGMIARNDLERAVLTPNHEESAVYFSPGVEREREGKLEDTELGVGVGAVLSLLCLSVLLFLVNCLPCALRERRMRRKGVNTEGVEGVVKEEGKEGKEEAAKDVAEKNDIVTSYPGVISLHETIPEEKEGQSDQSLDH; encoded by the exons ATGGGTGAGCTCAGCTGCCCCGGTGCAtcgtgggggagagagggtgtgaaGGCTCTCGTGCTCTATTCGCTCCTAGTAGTCG TACACACATCCCATGCccagcctcccctccctctctccctcctggccAAAATCATTGTCCCCCCTCCCTGGCACGCTCTGCCCCTGTCGCAGGCTGATCTTGGCCCACTGTTCTCCAACTCCAGCCCCTTCGCCTTCACCCAGTCCCTGCTCATGGTGCCTCCGGCTGGGACAGCCTCCAAAGCGGGGGTTCGGGCTTCATTCGGGCCTTACTCTGTCAGCCAG ctggTCTCTgggcccatcctccccctctcccctcctctgactgcgtctctcctctctaaacacgtggagagagagggggatgaaggaggaaaggagaggtacaGGGTGCGGGTGTTGTTCCACGTACGAGGGGACACCAGCAGGGGGCGCTGTATCACCCTCCACGCCTTCAAAGAGACCGAGGAGCAGAAGGCTTCGTGTGTCACACAG cctccactgggtctgtgtgtggtgaCCCTGGCCCTACCTAAGGACTGGTTTGAGGCGGGCCAGACCAGCCAGCCCTACCTCAGCCCCAAACAGCGTGCCAGGCGCACACACCGACACCGCACTCGTAATCGGGGACGACGGCATGAGGGTGTTGTCGTCGTTGGAGCCGGTGGCATCCCCTTCCCAGGCGCTCTCCGATACAGCCCCGCCCACGCCGGCGACCGCATCCAGCTGTACTACTCATTGTTCGGCACGGCGTCCAACCTCAAACTAACGCCCCCTAGGTGTGTGCAAGACAAATTACCCCAGTCTCAGAGAGAGTTGTTTTATATAGCAGCTGTGACTCTGAGGGAGGATAATAAGCGGAACGAGGCCAACAGAACCAAAGAGGAAATAGGCTGTTGCAatggacaggaagaggaggagctacGGTTGGATTCCAACGTGCTGATTCGCTATCGCAGGGGACCAGTCCGAGCGGGACAGCCAATTGGGGTTTCTGTGAACCTGATGGCCAATTTCAGTGCAGAGTTTGTTGTTATCCG GCTGAAGGTGAAGAAAGGCCTTTTGTCTCTGGTGGCCCAGCGCTCCCTGAACTCTGACCTCTGGGTTGTGAACCTGGAGAGAACCCAGGGCTCCAAACATGATGTCATCTCCATCATCTGCCACAAACTAGCCAGACACATGGACAACGTCGG tcccgcTGCTCCGCAGCAGGTTGCCTGTCTGTCAGTGGACGGCTTGCGCAGGAGTTTTGGGGTTGCCATGACGGTATCGGCCAGCTGGCGGGTAGAGTACTCAGGCCGTAAAAACCCTCCGCCACCACACGGCGGAGTCGTGAGCAGCTTCTCCTTCACTGACAGAGAGATCGTGGGCATCTCTCCCATAACTGAA AGTGGCATGATCATCAACACGGCCATCTTGACCAGCGAGCCCGTGTCACTTCCTGTCATTGTGCTGGCAGTGGGGCATGACGGGAAGGTGTCGGATATCACCGCGGCGGTGAAGTGCCAGTCGTCCAACGATgatatcgtcaag GTGTCAAGCGATTGCTCCACCCTCTTCGTGGACGGAAGTGAATCAGGGGTGGGCAGCACCTGTGTAGGGGTGGAGTTTCTCCTGGGCACGCTCAGTGGGTCCCTGTGTCTGTCCGTGTGGGCTCCTGTCGTCCCGCTGCGCGTCTCCCTGTCCGACAACGAGCTGAGCGCCATCGAGGGCTGGAACCACGACGCGGGGAACGG CTGTTCTCCGGTGTACCAGAGGTCCACCGTTCAGGTTCTGACCCAGTTCAGTGCTCAGGGGGGCCAGGGTCAGCTGACCTACCTGCTGGGCTCCTCTGATTGGTTTGTGGATGCCACGGAGATGGTCCGTAATTGGCTGAGGGTAGAGAATCCTCGCGTAGCGGTCCTCGACAAGCAGAGCGATCTGATTGGTCTACACCCGGGGAAAACTTCAGTTCAT gTCATATCAAGCCAATGGGACGGTGTTCTGGGTAGCTGTGATGTCATCGTGACCTCTGAACCCGTGACCCCAGGTGACCTCTCAGTGCAGGTTGTGGGAGGACTCGGTATGTCAATCAATGCAAGCCCTGCCCATCCGGCTGTTGTCACGGCAACAGTGACAGCATACAACATCCTCTACCACCATGGGCAG gaaGCGTCAATCAGTGTCTGGCTCCAGTTCAGTGATGATAGCGCCACGTTGCTCTCCACCTTCAGCCGTGGTACCTTCGCCCTTCGCCTCTCCTCATTGGCAGAGACCGTGGTTGCCGTGATGCCCGGCCCGTTGCTGCGCGTCGTCGCCCAGGGCGAAGGGGGCGGGCCTTTACTGAAAGCAGAACTCCTGGTCACCCCCTGCAAGCCAATGGCGAACTCCGTTGATGGGGACCTGGCCAATTCGAAAGAAGGAAGCGGGACCAGGAGGCTGGCTAAAGGATCAGGTTGGATCAGGGTGAACCTGGACACAGACCTTCGTCCAATGGGAAGCGAGGAGGCGGACTTTGAGCTGCTCGACATGTCGGACATGCTGGTTGAGTCATCGAACAGGGACGTTAAGTACAGCAACTTCCTGGACAATGACATCATCATAGGGAACGTCACCACCGTCAAAGGTGACGACTACTATGACAAGGCCGGCGATGGGATGATCGCCAGGAACGACCTGGAGAGAGCGGTGTTGACCCCAAATCACGAAGAGAGCGCCGTGTACTTCTCTCccggggtggagagagagagggaggggaaactgGAGGATACAGAGCTGGGGGTGGGTGTCGGGGcagttctctcccttctctgcctCTCCGTACTTCTCTTCCTGGTGAATTGTCTGCCCTGCGCTTTGAGGGAgcggaggatgaggaggaagggcGTGAACacggagggggtggagggagtggtgaaggaagaggggaaggaaggaaaagaggaggcgGCAAAGGATGTTGCAGAAAAGAACGACATAGTGACATCGTACCCCGGGGTAATATCGCTCCATGAGACTATTCCAGAAGAGAAAGAGGGGCAGTCAGATCAAAGCCTTGACCATTAA